GCTGGTGAAGAAGTTAATTGCGGCGGAAAACCCCGCGAAACCACTGAGCGACAGCAAGTTAACCTCTCTGCTGTCAGAACAAGGTATCATGGTGGCGCGCCGCACTGTTGCGAAGTACCGAGAGTCTTTATCCATTCCGCCGTCAAACCAACGCAAACAGCTGGTTTGACCCAACCGATAAGGAAGACACTATGCAGCTCAATATCACCGGACATAATGTCGAAATTACTGAAGCCCTGCGTGAATTTGTGACGACAAAATTCGCCAAACTTGAACAGTATTTTGAGCGGATTAATCAGGTATACGTGGTGTTGAAAGTGGAGAAGGTCACGCACATCTCGGATGCGACGCTACACGTTAACGGCGGCGAAATTCACGCCAGCGCGGAAGGCCAAGATATGTATGCCGCCATTGACGGCTTGATTGATAAACTGGCAAGGCAGTTAACCAGGCATAAAGATAAACTGAAACAACACTAATTGTCCGGGCAGTTAGCCAGTGCAGGACGGCCTGTTGTGTGACACAACGGGCCATTTGTACAGTTAGCGCTCCGAACCTGGCCATCAACCTGACAGGACAGGTTCTTAGGTGAAATTATGATAAATAACGATACGACTCTACAACTGAGCAGTGTACTTAACCAGGAGTGTACGCGTAGCGGCGTTCATTGTCAGAGTAAGAAACGCGCGCTGGAAATCATCAGCGAACTGGCGGCAAAACAGCTCAGTTTACCTCCTCAGGTCGTGTTTGAAGCCATTCTGACACGCGAAAAAATGGGCAGTACCGGTATTGGTAATGGTATCGCCATCCCGCACGGGAAACTGGAAGAAGATACCTTACGCGCCGTCGGCGTGTTCGTTCAGCTCGAAACGCCGATCGCGTTCGACGCCATCGATAACCAGCCGGTCGATCTCCTCTTCGCCCTGCTGGTGCCCGCCGATCAAACTAAAACGCATCTGCACACGCTGTCGCTGGTGGCGAAACGTCTGGCGGATAAAACGATCTGCCGCCGCCTGCGCGCGGCGCTGAATGATGAAGAGCTGTATCAAATCATTACTGACACCGAAGGTGAGCAGAATGAGGCATAACAACTCAATGGCATTTATTTCTGTCGTTGTGAGGAGAAACGGTACATGGTACTGATGATCGTCAGCGGGCGTTCCGGATCAGGTAAATCTGTCGCTCTGCGCGCGCTGGAAGATATGGGATTTTACTGCGTGGATAACCTCCCCGTCGTGCTGTTGCCCGATCTGGCGCGAACGCTGGCCGATCGCCAGATTTCCGCCGCCGTCAGCATTGATGTGCGCAATATGCCTGAATCACCTGAGATTTTTGAACAGGCGATGAATAATCTGCCTGGTGCTTTCTCGCCGCAATTGCTGTTTCTTGATGCCGACCGCAATACCTTGATTCGCCGCTACAGCGACACGCGCCGTTTGCATCCGCTTTCCAGCAAAAATCTTTCTTTAGAGAGTGCGATCGATAAAGAGAGTGACTTGCTGGAGCCGTTACGCTCACGTGCGGATCTGATCGTCGACACTTCAGAAATGTCCGTCCATGAGCTGGCGGAGATGCTGCGTACCCGGCTGTTGGGCAAACGCGAGCGTGAACTGACGATGGTATTTGAGTCCTTCGGCTTTAAACATGGTATCCCGATTGATGCGGACTATGTGTTCGATGTCCGCTTTCTGCCCAACCCGCACTGGGACCCAAAACTGCGCCCCATGACCGGGCTTGATAAGCCGGTAGCCGCGTTTCTTGACCGACACACAGAAGTTCACAATTTTATCTATCAGACTCGCAGCTATCTTGAGCTATGGTTACCGATGCTGGAGACCAACAACCGCAGCTACCTTACCGTCGCTATCGGTTGTACCGGCGGGAAACACCGTTCGGTGTATATTGCAGAACAGCTGGCAGACTACTTCCGCTCGCGCGGTAAAAATGTCCAGTCTCGCCATCGCACGCTGGAAAAACGCAAAACATGACCGTAAAGCAAACTGTTGAAGTCACCAATAAGCTGGGCATGCATGCCCGGCCTGCCATGAAGCTTTTCGAACTGATGCAGGGTTTTGACGCCGAGGTGCTATTACGCAATGACGAAGGCACCGAAGCGGAAGCAAACAGCGTCATCGCGCT
This DNA window, taken from Salmonella enterica subsp. enterica serovar Typhimurium str. LT2, encodes the following:
- the yhbH gene encoding putative sigma N modulation factor (probable SIGMA(54) modulation protein (ORF95). (SW:RP5M_SALTY)), whose protein sequence is MQLNITGHNVEITEALREFVTTKFAKLEQYFERINQVYVVLKVEKVTHISDATLHVNGGEIHASAEGQDMYAAIDGLIDKLARQLTRHKDKLKQH
- the yhbJ gene encoding putative P-loop-containing kinase (similar to E. coli orf, hypothetical protein (AAC76237.1); Blastp hit to AAC76237.1 (284 aa), 98% identity in aa 1 - 283), encoding MVLMIVSGRSGSGKSVALRALEDMGFYCVDNLPVVLLPDLARTLADRQISAAVSIDVRNMPESPEIFEQAMNNLPGAFSPQLLFLDADRNTLIRRYSDTRRLHPLSSKNLSLESAIDKESDLLEPLRSRADLIVDTSEMSVHELAEMLRTRLLGKRERELTMVFESFGFKHGIPIDADYVFDVRFLPNPHWDPKLRPMTGLDKPVAAFLDRHTEVHNFIYQTRSYLELWLPMLETNNRSYLTVAIGCTGGKHRSVYIAEQLADYFRSRGKNVQSRHRTLEKRKT
- the ptsO gene encoding phosphocarrier protein HPr-like NPr (nitrogen related; exchanges phosphate with Enzyme I; similar to E. coli phosphocarrier protein HPr-like NPr, nitrogen related, exchanges phosphate with Enzyme I, Hpr (AAC76238.1); Blastp hit to AAC76238.1 (90 aa), 96% identity in aa 1 - 90), producing MTVKQTVEVTNKLGMHARPAMKLFELMQGFDAEVLLRNDEGTEAEANSVIALLMLDSAKGRQIEIEATGPQEVEALAAVIALFNSGFDED
- the ptsN gene encoding sugar specific PTS family enzyme IIA (also regulates N metabolism; similar to E. coli phosphotransferase system enzyme IIA, regulates N metabolism (AAC76236.1); Blastp hit to AAC76236.1 (163 aa), 95% identity in aa 1 - 163) gives rise to the protein MINNDTTLQLSSVLNQECTRSGVHCQSKKRALEIISELAAKQLSLPPQVVFEAILTREKMGSTGIGNGIAIPHGKLEEDTLRAVGVFVQLETPIAFDAIDNQPVDLLFALLVPADQTKTHLHTLSLVAKRLADKTICRRLRAALNDEELYQIITDTEGEQNEA